The Clostridium sp. AWRP genome has a window encoding:
- a CDS encoding MIP/aquaporin family protein translates to MHYSLIVKLICEMLGTAILVLFGNGAVANVELKGTKGYHNGWIIIAVGYGIGVMIPALMFGSISGSHINPAMTIGLAINGLFSWSEVFPYVVAQLIGAIIGQVILYFVYLPFYKKTENTESILGTCSTISASGSYINGFITEFFGTFLLVLGAEFMLNSTDLKQTIGIGYLGLGFLVCTLVTSLGGPTGPGLNPARDLGPRIVHSLFPLKNKGNSQWSYAWIPVVAPIAGSIIAIFLFKQIY, encoded by the coding sequence ATGCATTATAGTTTAATTGTAAAACTGATTTGTGAAATGCTTGGCACAGCGATTTTAGTGCTATTTGGTAATGGAGCTGTTGCCAATGTAGAATTAAAAGGAACAAAAGGCTACCACAATGGCTGGATTATTATTGCCGTTGGTTATGGAATTGGTGTAATGATTCCAGCTTTAATGTTTGGGTCAATCAGTGGCAGCCATATAAATCCAGCTATGACTATAGGTTTAGCAATAAATGGACTTTTTTCTTGGTCAGAAGTCTTTCCATATGTAGTAGCTCAACTTATTGGTGCTATAATTGGTCAGGTTATTCTTTACTTTGTTTATCTTCCATTTTATAAAAAAACAGAGAATACTGAAAGCATTCTTGGTACATGCTCTACCATATCAGCTTCTGGAAGTTATATAAATGGATTTATTACGGAATTTTTTGGTACATTTTTATTAGTTCTTGGTGCAGAATTCATGCTTAATTCCACAGACTTAAAACAAACCATTGGAATAGGCTATCTTGGTCTTGGTTTTCTTGTATGTACTTTAGTTACATCCTTAGGCGGTCCAACTGGTCCTGGATTAAATCCTGCCAGAGATTTAGGACCTCGAATAGTACATTCATTATTTCCTCTTAAAAATAAAGGGAACTCTCAATGGTCATATGCTTGGATTCCTGTGGTAGCACCAATAGCTGGAAGTATTATTGCGATATTTTTATTTAAACAAATTTATTAA
- the larA gene encoding nickel-dependent lactate racemase: MEYVNINLPYDKKQIIAKVNKKNLAGILISKSENYKNNLSEKEVVEKSLDNPIGSPKLEELVKGKKNIVLISSDHTRPVPSKIITPILLRRIRSVEPNADIKILVATGFHRPSTHEELVNKYGKEIVENENIVMHVSTDDSTMVKIGTLPSGGPCIINKVAAEADLLIAEGFIESHFFAGFSGGRKSVLPGIASYKTIMANHCGEFIDSNKARTGNIKGNPIHEDMVYAAKTAGLKFILNVVLDGKKQIIGSFAGDLEKAHETGCNFVKDLAQVKKIPCDIAVSTNGGYPLDQNIYQAVKGMTAAEATNKENGVIIMVAGCVDGHGGEGFYKSLANSKTPEEFLEKAIHTERQKTIPDQWTSQILARILSKHHVIMVSDLVEPKLIKDMHMELATTFDQALKRAYGIEGENAKVTVIPDGLSVIVK; the protein is encoded by the coding sequence ATGGAGTATGTTAATATAAATTTGCCTTATGATAAAAAGCAAATTATTGCAAAAGTAAATAAAAAAAACTTAGCTGGTATTTTAATTTCTAAATCAGAAAATTACAAAAATAACTTATCTGAAAAAGAAGTTGTTGAAAAATCCCTTGATAACCCTATTGGTTCACCTAAATTAGAGGAACTAGTAAAAGGAAAGAAAAATATTGTTTTGATAAGCTCAGACCATACACGTCCAGTTCCTTCAAAAATTATTACACCTATACTTCTTCGTCGTATTCGAAGTGTTGAACCTAATGCAGACATTAAAATACTTGTTGCTACAGGTTTTCATCGTCCATCCACTCACGAAGAACTTGTAAATAAATATGGTAAGGAAATTGTCGAAAATGAAAATATTGTAATGCACGTTTCAACCGATGATTCTACTATGGTAAAAATAGGTACTCTTCCGTCAGGTGGACCATGCATTATTAACAAAGTTGCTGCTGAAGCTGATTTATTAATTGCTGAAGGCTTTATTGAGTCACATTTTTTTGCTGGCTTTTCTGGAGGGCGTAAATCTGTATTACCTGGAATAGCATCTTATAAAACAATTATGGCAAATCATTGTGGTGAATTTATAGATTCAAATAAGGCACGTACTGGTAATATAAAAGGTAACCCTATTCATGAAGATATGGTATATGCAGCTAAAACAGCTGGCCTTAAGTTTATCTTAAATGTGGTTCTTGATGGTAAAAAACAAATAATAGGATCTTTTGCTGGAGACCTTGAAAAAGCTCATGAAACTGGCTGCAATTTTGTAAAGGATCTGGCACAAGTTAAAAAGATACCTTGTGATATTGCGGTATCAACAAATGGCGGTTATCCTCTTGATCAAAATATTTATCAGGCAGTAAAAGGAATGACAGCAGCAGAAGCTACAAATAAAGAAAATGGTGTTATTATAATGGTTGCCGGCTGTGTTGATGGACATGGTGGTGAAGGATTTTATAAAAGTCTTGCCAATTCAAAAACACCTGAAGAATTCTTAGAAAAAGCTATCCATACAGAACGTCAGAAAACTATTCCGGACCAGTGGACTTCTCAAATATTGGCGCGTATTCTCTCAAAGCATCATGTCATAATGGTTTCTGATCTTGTTGAGCCAAAGCTTATTAAAGACATGCATATGGAACTTGCCACAACATTTGATCAGGCACTAAAGCGTGCTTATGGAATAGAAGGAGAAAACGCTAAAGTAACAGTTATCCCAGATGGACTTTCTGTTATTGTCAAATAG
- a CDS encoding pentapeptide repeat-containing protein: MVQNRNVTKVLKPKIQDNLPEFDLVQGGISDYDSISSILVNECLVENFKARRVCFNEVIFRNVKFINISFEQAEFLDVRFENCDLSNVNLNESSIHKVEFINCKLTGSNFTEAVFRNVMFDQCSGQYTCFRFTDLKQTIFSNCQLPYVDFYESKFSKLELKDTDITQGQFCNTKLKGMDFSSCRIDGIAAGVEDIRGAIISYTQAVSLISLLGVVLKE; the protein is encoded by the coding sequence ATGGTTCAAAATAGGAATGTTACTAAAGTACTAAAGCCAAAGATTCAAGACAATCTACCAGAGTTTGATTTAGTACAAGGAGGAATATCTGATTATGATTCTATTTCATCTATATTGGTGAATGAATGCTTGGTGGAAAATTTTAAGGCAAGAAGAGTATGCTTTAATGAAGTAATATTCAGAAATGTAAAGTTTATAAATATATCGTTTGAGCAGGCAGAATTTTTAGATGTAAGATTTGAAAACTGCGACTTATCTAATGTTAATTTGAATGAATCCTCAATACATAAAGTAGAGTTTATAAACTGTAAACTCACAGGAAGTAATTTTACGGAAGCAGTTTTTAGAAATGTTATGTTTGATCAGTGTAGTGGACAATATACATGTTTTAGATTTACAGATTTAAAGCAGACAATCTTCAGTAATTGTCAGCTTCCATATGTTGATTTTTACGAGAGTAAATTTTCTAAATTGGAGCTTAAAGATACTGATATTACGCAGGGGCAGTTCTGCAATACTAAACTAAAAGGAATGGATTTTTCAAGCTGTAGAATTGATGGTATTGCTGCAGGTGTGGAAGATATTCGCGGTGCAATAATCTCATATACTCAGGCTGTTTCACTTATTAGTCTACTTGGAGTTGTGTTAAAGGAGTAG